A stretch of the Deinococcus reticulitermitis genome encodes the following:
- a CDS encoding 50S ribosomal protein L25/general stress protein Ctc: protein MELTAQPRTPKQKLAEGMIAAVAYNKDHNVSFALDRKAFDRAFRQQSTTGLFDITVAGGETFPALVKTVQMDKRRRTPIHVDFYMVTYGEPIEVSVPVHVQGKSQGEIQGGLVDIVVHNLSIVAPGPRRIPQELVVDVTKLGIGDHVSAGDIKLPEGCVLAVDAELTVISVLPPRLSAEELEAETQAAQVAGMVASGELSEEAAEAVLEGEASVEEAKAETAAAEEGTQGTEGRDLDKDSNQAEENRSESGQ, encoded by the coding sequence ATGGAACTGACTGCCCAACCCCGTACCCCCAAGCAGAAGCTGGCCGAAGGCATGATCGCCGCCGTCGCCTACAACAAGGACCACAACGTGTCCTTCGCGCTCGACCGCAAGGCCTTTGACCGCGCTTTCCGTCAGCAGAGCACCACCGGTCTGTTCGACATCACCGTCGCGGGCGGCGAGACCTTCCCGGCGCTCGTCAAGACCGTGCAGATGGACAAGCGCCGCCGCACCCCGATCCATGTGGACTTCTACATGGTGACCTACGGCGAGCCGATCGAGGTGTCGGTGCCGGTGCATGTTCAGGGCAAGAGCCAGGGCGAGATCCAGGGCGGCCTCGTGGACATCGTCGTGCACAACCTTTCCATCGTGGCCCCCGGACCGCGCCGCATTCCGCAGGAACTCGTTGTGGACGTGACCAAGCTCGGCATCGGTGACCACGTGTCTGCCGGCGACATCAAGCTGCCCGAAGGCTGCGTGCTCGCCGTGGACGCCGAACTCACCGTGATCAGCGTCCTGCCGCCGCGCCTGAGTGCCGAGGAACTCGAAGCCGAGACCCAGGCCGCGCAGGTGGCCGGCATGGTGGCCTCGGGCGAGCTCTCGGAAGAAGCCGCCGAAGCCGTGCTGGAAGGCGAAGCGAGCGTCGAAGAAGCCAAGGCCGAAACCGCCGCTGCCGAGGAAGGCACCCAAGGCACCGAAGGCCGCGACCTCGACAAGGACAGCAACCAGGCCGAAGAAAACCGCTCGGAAAGCGGCCAGTAG
- a CDS encoding amidohydrolase produces MAAPLTLLLARTLTLDDAQPEAAAVLVGGGRVLAAGTREELFAQAPRAEVQDHRDLILTPGLCDAHIHLVMYGASLSQLNLMGARSVAEVQAKLAQRAAHTPHGSWIIGGGFLMSEMGLGDYPTAAQLDEVSPHWPVMLHSRDHHMLWVNSAALRAAGVTDSTPDPVGGHIVRPLGCLQEHAQALVADAVPAPSETEWLASARAGADDLAARGYVSAHTMAFEDAEAPRALQVLAARGELPLRIWACLPHDRLEHAEALGVRGHAGGLFQWGGVKFFADGALGSRTAWLHAPGFADGSGTGIALDPPELILERGRAALALGLTPVTHAIGDRANTEVLNVYEQLRADAEARGIRLRIEHTQHLRPEDVPRFRGLTASVQPIHLQADAAIIRELIPHRAEGSYAFRSLKEAGAVLAFGSDAPVAPPDVRTNFAAAMSRVGDDGQPLAPAEALTPEEVLWAYTRGPALAAGWEDEGIIRPGARAAFTLWDRLGGNARALVL; encoded by the coding sequence ATGGCCGCGCCCCTGACCCTGCTGCTCGCCCGCACCCTGACCCTCGACGACGCTCAGCCCGAGGCCGCCGCCGTGCTCGTGGGGGGTGGGCGGGTCCTGGCCGCCGGCACGCGTGAGGAGCTGTTCGCCCAGGCCCCGCGCGCCGAGGTGCAGGACCACCGCGACCTGATTCTGACGCCGGGGCTGTGCGACGCCCACATTCACCTCGTGATGTACGGCGCGTCGCTCTCGCAACTGAACCTGATGGGGGCACGCAGCGTGGCCGAGGTGCAGGCCAAGCTCGCGCAAAGAGCCGCCCACACGCCGCACGGCAGCTGGATCATCGGCGGCGGCTTTCTGATGAGCGAGATGGGCCTGGGCGACTACCCCACCGCCGCGCAGCTCGACGAGGTGAGTCCCCACTGGCCGGTGATGCTGCATTCGCGCGATCATCACATGCTGTGGGTCAACAGCGCGGCGCTACGGGCCGCCGGCGTGACCGACTCCACCCCCGACCCGGTAGGCGGCCACATCGTGCGTCCGCTGGGCTGCCTTCAAGAACATGCCCAGGCGCTCGTCGCCGACGCGGTGCCCGCCCCCAGCGAAACCGAGTGGCTTGCCTCCGCGCGGGCCGGCGCCGACGACCTTGCCGCGCGCGGCTACGTCAGCGCTCATACGATGGCTTTCGAGGATGCCGAGGCCCCCAGGGCGCTGCAAGTTCTCGCCGCACGGGGCGAGTTGCCGCTGCGGATCTGGGCTTGCCTGCCGCACGACCGCCTGGAGCACGCCGAGGCGCTGGGAGTGAGGGGGCACGCGGGCGGACTTTTTCAGTGGGGCGGCGTCAAGTTCTTCGCGGACGGTGCGCTCGGCAGCCGCACGGCGTGGCTGCACGCCCCGGGCTTCGCGGACGGCTCGGGCACTGGCATCGCGCTCGACCCACCGGAGTTGATCCTGGAGCGGGGGCGCGCGGCGCTCGCCCTCGGCCTGACGCCGGTCACCCACGCCATCGGGGACCGCGCGAACACCGAAGTCCTGAACGTCTACGAGCAGCTCCGCGCGGACGCCGAGGCGCGCGGCATCCGGCTGCGCATAGAGCACACCCAGCACCTGCGCCCCGAGGACGTGCCGCGCTTCCGGGGCCTGACCGCGAGCGTGCAGCCGATCCATCTGCAAGCCGACGCCGCCATCATCCGCGAGCTGATTCCGCACCGGGCAGAGGGAAGTTACGCTTTCCGGTCCCTGAAAGAAGCCGGCGCGGTTCTCGCCTTCGGCAGCGACGCCCCGGTTGCGCCGCCCGACGTGCGCACCAACTTCGCCGCCGCCATGAGCCGGGTGGGCGATGACGGGCAGCCGCTCGCCCCCGCCGAAGCCCTGACTCCTGAAGAGGTGCTGTGGGCGTACACCCGCGGCCCCGCCCTCGCCGCCGGCTGGGAGGACGAGGGCATCATCCGCCCCGGGGCGCGGGCGGCCTTTACCCTTTGGGACCGGCTCGGAGGGAACGCGCGGGCGCTGGTGCTCTGA
- a CDS encoding YebC/PmpR family DNA-binding transcriptional regulator, with amino-acid sequence MAGHSKWSQIKRKKGANDKKRSAIYSKHIRAIQAAVRSGGSGDPAGNLSLKNAIAAAKADTVPVDNIEGAIKRAVGAGEGAADYKEQTYEGYGPGGTAIFIETLTDNVNRTVADIRSVFNKRGGSLGTGGSVAWQFEKKGILLIRDTSEAAQEVAIENGAEDIQESEDGLEISTAPGDLYAVQDALSAAGYAVESGQITMLPSNTVAVSGDDVRKLEVLVESLEDLDDVQNVYTNADLPDGE; translated from the coding sequence ATGGCCGGTCACAGCAAGTGGTCTCAGATCAAACGCAAGAAGGGCGCCAACGACAAGAAGCGCAGCGCCATCTATTCCAAGCACATCCGCGCGATTCAGGCCGCCGTCCGCTCGGGCGGCAGCGGTGATCCCGCCGGCAACCTCAGCCTGAAAAACGCGATCGCCGCCGCCAAGGCCGACACCGTGCCCGTGGACAACATCGAGGGCGCGATCAAGCGCGCGGTGGGCGCGGGTGAGGGCGCCGCCGACTACAAGGAGCAGACCTACGAAGGCTACGGCCCGGGCGGCACCGCGATTTTCATCGAGACGCTCACCGACAACGTCAACCGCACGGTCGCCGACATCCGCAGCGTCTTCAACAAGCGTGGCGGCAGCCTGGGCACGGGCGGATCGGTCGCGTGGCAGTTTGAGAAAAAGGGCATCCTCCTGATCCGCGACACCTCGGAAGCCGCGCAGGAAGTCGCGATCGAAAACGGCGCCGAGGACATTCAGGAATCCGAGGACGGGCTGGAGATCAGCACCGCTCCGGGTGACCTGTACGCGGTGCAAGACGCGCTGAGCGCCGCTGGTTACGCGGTCGAGAGCGGTCAGATCACCATGCTGCCGAGCAACACCGTGGCGGTCTCGGGCGACGACGTGCGCAAGCTCGAAGTCCTCGTCGAGTCGCTTGAAGACCTCGACGACGTGCAGAACGTGTACACCAACGCCGACTTGCCGGACGGCGAGTAG
- a CDS encoding alpha/beta fold hydrolase: protein MTTAPLSGLRERERLVNGVRLHCVEAGPEGGLPVLLLHGFPEFWRAWERQIGPLARAGFHVVVPDLRGYNLSEKPAGVESYRLSTLVEDIVGLIHDLGTQRAHVVGHDWGGIIAWALAITRPEVVDKLVILNAPHPAAYRREWKRGEQPRRSWYVAFFQLPWLPERLLPRFGRWALRGRSGSYTPEDLRHYEAAWAQPGAATAMIHYYRALMRFGNVRETEVRAPTLLLWGERDVALVPELAEGLGEWVPDLRVVRFPAATHWLMRDETLRVSGLILDFLDRPAED, encoded by the coding sequence ATGACCACAGCACCCCTGAGCGGCCTGCGGGAGCGCGAACGACTTGTCAACGGCGTGCGGCTGCACTGCGTCGAGGCCGGCCCGGAAGGTGGGCTGCCTGTCTTGCTGCTGCACGGCTTTCCGGAGTTCTGGCGGGCCTGGGAGCGGCAGATCGGGCCGCTTGCCCGCGCGGGCTTTCATGTGGTGGTGCCGGACCTGCGCGGTTACAACCTCAGCGAGAAGCCCGCCGGGGTCGAGAGCTACCGCCTGAGCACGCTGGTGGAGGACATCGTCGGTCTGATTCACGACCTGGGCACACAGCGGGCGCACGTCGTCGGTCACGACTGGGGCGGCATCATCGCGTGGGCGCTCGCGATCACCCGGCCGGAGGTCGTGGACAAACTCGTGATCCTCAACGCTCCGCATCCCGCTGCCTACCGCCGCGAGTGGAAGAGGGGAGAGCAGCCCCGGCGCTCGTGGTACGTCGCTTTTTTTCAGTTGCCCTGGCTGCCCGAGCGCTTGCTGCCACGCTTTGGACGCTGGGCGCTGCGGGGCCGCTCGGGCAGCTATACGCCGGAGGACCTGAGGCACTATGAGGCGGCGTGGGCCCAGCCCGGCGCGGCCACGGCGATGATCCATTACTACCGCGCCCTGATGCGCTTCGGCAACGTGCGGGAGACGGAGGTACGCGCCCCCACCCTGCTGCTGTGGGGGGAGCGTGACGTTGCGCTGGTCCCTGAGCTCGCCGAAGGCCTCGGGGAGTGGGTGCCGGACCTGAGGGTGGTCCGCTTTCCCGCCGCCACCCACTGGCTGATGCGCGACGAGACGCTGCGGGTGAGTGGGCTAATCCTCGACTTTCTCGACCGGCCAGCAGAAGACTGA
- a CDS encoding MgtC/SapB family protein yields the protein MVWPSAPVSSDLMLAERLVLALLLSGLIGLERELHRTSVGLRTHALVGTLAALFMTLAEVMIERFGARSSVIKLDPLAVLGATVSGISFLGAGAIIASSTTERRQSLTSAASILGSAGVGLCCGLERYLLGAVLTALLLLVLHGFRVVEVRLLRTHDPEAPDRHPDPPEC from the coding sequence ATGGTCTGGCCCAGCGCCCCCGTGTCCAGCGACCTCATGCTCGCCGAGCGGCTGGTGCTCGCGCTGCTGCTCTCCGGACTGATCGGGCTGGAGCGCGAACTGCACCGCACCTCGGTGGGGCTGCGGACCCACGCCCTGGTCGGCACGCTCGCCGCGCTGTTCATGACGCTCGCCGAGGTGATGATCGAGCGCTTTGGGGCCAGGTCGTCGGTGATCAAGCTCGATCCGCTGGCGGTGCTCGGCGCGACGGTGAGCGGCATCAGCTTTCTGGGGGCGGGCGCGATCATCGCGAGTTCCACCACCGAGCGTCGCCAGAGTCTCACGAGCGCGGCGAGCATCCTGGGTTCGGCGGGGGTGGGGCTGTGCTGCGGGCTGGAGCGCTACCTCCTCGGCGCGGTCCTCACCGCCCTGCTGCTGCTGGTCCTGCACGGCTTCCGCGTGGTGGAGGTGCGGCTCCTGCGGACCCATGACCCGGAGGCCCCCGACCGGCACCCCGACCCGCCGGAGTGCTAA
- the mltG gene encoding endolytic transglycosylase MltG, whose product MPLWARLLLGLIVLGLLAALGAFLYLRSLFGPAGGGTYTLEVQRGDTVAGIARELQEKGIVKNARVLRYVMDQSGAAGRLKEGAYDLSGTMTAEQVARTLDGPARIPVVNVTVPEGRRIQDLPEIFQKAGFDPAGIAAALKDTSLSPHAQGKQPNLEGFVFPATYEFRPKDSATEIVKKMVARMETEFTPENVAKARALGLSVRDWVILASMVQAEAANNGEMPVVAGVFLNRLRDGIKLGSDPTVAYGLGKDLPELDRSAGDFTKDTPYSTYTRSGLPAGPINNPGEAALLSVLKAQRQLADGRDALYFLHGLDGQIYVNHTYDEHLRDIARYR is encoded by the coding sequence ATGCCGCTGTGGGCGCGGCTGCTGCTCGGGCTGATCGTGCTGGGGCTGCTCGCGGCGCTCGGCGCGTTCCTGTACCTGCGTAGCCTGTTCGGGCCGGCGGGCGGCGGTACGTACACCCTCGAAGTTCAGCGAGGTGACACGGTGGCGGGGATCGCGCGTGAGTTGCAGGAGAAGGGCATCGTCAAGAATGCCCGCGTGCTGCGGTACGTGATGGACCAGAGCGGGGCGGCGGGACGGCTCAAGGAGGGCGCCTACGACCTGAGCGGCACCATGACGGCCGAGCAGGTCGCCCGCACCCTCGACGGCCCGGCGCGCATCCCCGTGGTCAACGTGACGGTGCCGGAAGGCCGGCGCATCCAGGACCTGCCTGAGATCTTCCAGAAAGCCGGCTTCGACCCCGCCGGGATCGCGGCGGCGCTGAAAGACACCTCGCTCAGCCCGCACGCCCAGGGCAAGCAGCCGAACCTCGAAGGCTTCGTGTTTCCGGCCACCTACGAGTTCCGGCCCAAGGACAGCGCGACCGAGATCGTGAAAAAGATGGTCGCGCGTATGGAAACCGAGTTCACGCCGGAAAACGTCGCCAAGGCCCGGGCGCTGGGCCTGAGCGTGCGCGACTGGGTGATCCTGGCGAGCATGGTGCAGGCCGAAGCCGCCAACAACGGGGAAATGCCGGTCGTCGCCGGGGTGTTTCTCAACCGCCTGCGCGACGGCATCAAGCTGGGAAGCGACCCCACCGTCGCCTATGGTCTGGGCAAGGACCTGCCCGAACTCGACCGCTCGGCGGGAGACTTCACCAAGGACACGCCATACTCGACCTACACCCGCTCGGGCCTGCCCGCCGGCCCGATCAACAACCCCGGCGAGGCCGCGCTGCTCAGCGTCCTGAAGGCTCAGCGTCAGCTTGCCGACGGGCGCGACGCGCTGTACTTCCTGCACGGCCTGGACGGCCAGATCTACGTCAACCACACCTACGACGAACATTTGCGCGACATCGCCCGCTACCGCTGA